One part of the Candidatus Aquiluna sp. UB-MaderosW2red genome encodes these proteins:
- a CDS encoding CpaF family protein translates to MSEKDLIPQALKRLLELPGVTDILVDGAKNCLVDVGRGLEQAPNPFESEQELVSAIRQLAFDAGARLDLAKPAADFMIGRIRFHAILPFGISASTLVSIRVHPVNQISLAELATTGFIDLTQREILEQALANRSNLIISGPTSAGKTTLLSALIAELRERVICIEQMPELQIRWPAIRIFEREANQEGLGEISMQHLLTHSLRMRPDRIVVGEVRGAELGQMLQAMNNGHSGTMATLHARSLHEVPNRLISLGMLAGLSQKLVSNLAGTSIDLVIQVGIVNRIRKVVAIGKLSNGKKNLEIEPLNLMAQA, encoded by the coding sequence ATGAGTGAAAAAGACCTGATACCCCAAGCCCTGAAACGGCTCCTGGAGTTACCCGGCGTCACAGACATTCTGGTTGATGGTGCGAAGAACTGCCTGGTAGATGTTGGTCGCGGCCTAGAGCAAGCCCCAAACCCCTTTGAGTCCGAGCAAGAGCTGGTTAGTGCTATTCGGCAGCTCGCCTTTGATGCTGGGGCTCGCCTTGATCTTGCGAAACCAGCGGCTGATTTCATGATCGGCAGGATCCGTTTTCACGCGATACTGCCATTCGGCATTTCAGCCTCAACCCTGGTGAGCATCAGAGTCCACCCGGTAAATCAGATCTCACTGGCCGAGCTTGCAACTACCGGCTTTATTGATTTAACGCAGCGAGAAATCCTCGAACAGGCTCTCGCAAATCGATCCAACCTAATAATCAGCGGGCCGACCTCGGCGGGTAAGACCACGCTACTTTCTGCTTTGATCGCAGAGCTTCGCGAACGTGTGATCTGCATTGAGCAAATGCCCGAGCTTCAGATCCGCTGGCCTGCGATTCGGATATTTGAGCGCGAGGCTAATCAAGAGGGCCTAGGTGAAATATCAATGCAGCACCTTTTGACCCACTCTCTAAGAATGCGTCCAGACCGCATTGTGGTTGGCGAAGTAAGGGGCGCGGAGCTTGGCCAGATGCTTCAGGCCATGAATAATGGCCATAGCGGGACCATGGCGACCCTTCATGCTCGGAGCCTTCATGAAGTGCCCAATCGACTCATATCATTAGGCATGCTTGCGGGACTCAGCCAAAAGCTCGTCAGCAACCTGGCCGGGACCTCAATCGATCTAGTGATTCAGGTCGGCATCGTGAATCGAATACGCAAGGTGGTGGCGATTGGAAAACTCAGCAATGGCAAGAAGAATCTTGAAATCGAGCCGTTAAACCTGATGGCGCAGGCATGA
- a CDS encoding aspartate kinase, producing the protein MALIVQKFGGSSVSDAEKIKHVAARILQTQAQGNDVCVVVSAMGDTTDDLVDLADSVSSKRDSREMDMLLTAGERISMSVLAMAIQEQGGKAKSFTGYQAGISTDSDHGSARIWKIEPVRIREALKAGEVAIVAGFQGFSFETGDVTTLGRGGSDTTAVALASALNADVCEIYSDVDGVYTADPRIVPRARKLAQIDIESMLELSSSGAKILYIRAVEFARRHGVPLRVRSTFSADSGTLVYTTKPGDEMEEPVVSGVTTDDTQSKITIIGLPDIPGKAAEVFQIVAEAGVNIDMIVQNSSSQDTQLSDISITLPHSERPKVVEALRSKQAEVGFEGVSYDDEIGKLSIVGAGMKTSSGVSAKLFGALARAGINIEMISTSEIRVSVITRASQLKDATRAVHTAFELDAADTAIIYAGTGR; encoded by the coding sequence TTGGCACTAATCGTGCAAAAATTCGGAGGATCTTCCGTCTCAGACGCTGAGAAGATCAAGCACGTTGCCGCGCGCATCTTGCAAACCCAGGCCCAAGGCAACGACGTTTGCGTTGTGGTCTCGGCGATGGGGGACACCACCGACGATCTAGTTGATTTGGCGGATTCGGTGTCTTCAAAGCGAGATAGTCGTGAGATGGACATGTTGCTCACTGCGGGTGAACGGATTTCAATGTCCGTACTCGCTATGGCAATCCAGGAACAAGGCGGCAAGGCAAAGTCTTTCACCGGATATCAGGCGGGCATTTCGACAGATTCCGATCACGGCTCGGCCCGAATCTGGAAGATTGAGCCCGTGCGCATTCGAGAGGCTCTAAAAGCCGGGGAGGTTGCGATTGTTGCAGGGTTTCAAGGCTTCAGTTTTGAAACTGGCGATGTCACGACTTTGGGTCGCGGGGGTTCTGACACAACGGCAGTGGCTCTGGCTTCGGCATTGAATGCTGATGTCTGTGAGATCTACTCGGATGTCGATGGTGTCTATACCGCCGATCCTCGGATTGTCCCAAGGGCCAGGAAACTCGCTCAGATAGATATTGAGTCAATGCTCGAGCTTTCCTCTTCGGGGGCCAAGATTTTGTACATACGCGCGGTTGAATTTGCAAGAAGACACGGCGTGCCGCTTCGCGTGAGATCAACCTTTAGCGCCGATTCAGGAACCCTTGTTTACACGACAAAGCCAGGAGATGAAATGGAAGAACCAGTTGTTTCAGGTGTCACAACCGACGATACTCAATCCAAGATCACCATCATTGGCCTGCCAGATATCCCCGGCAAGGCAGCGGAGGTGTTCCAGATAGTTGCGGAGGCTGGGGTGAACATCGACATGATCGTGCAGAACTCTTCCTCCCAAGACACTCAGCTCAGCGATATTTCAATCACACTTCCCCATTCGGAGCGGCCCAAGGTGGTTGAAGCACTGCGCTCCAAGCAAGCCGAGGTTGGTTTTGAGGGTGTTAGCTACGATGACGAAATTGGCAAGCTTTCGATAGTTGGGGCCGGCATGAAGACTTCTTCGGGAGTCTCGGCCAAGCTTTTTGGAGCTTTGGCTCGAGCTGGAATCAATATTGAAATGATCTCCACCTCGGAGATTCGGGTTTCGGTTATCACCCGCGCTAGCCAGCTAAAGGATGCCACTCGAGCGGTGCACACTGCATTCGAATTGGATGCCGCTGACACCGCAATCATCTACGCAGGAACCGGAAGGTAA
- the recR gene encoding recombination mediator RecR, with translation MYDGVVQELMDELGRLPGVGPKSAQRIAFYLIEADIDVAHKLSDILREVKEKVRFCGICGNVTESDTCGICLDQKRDMGLICVVEESKDINAIERTREYRGRYHVLGGAISPISGIGPDQLRIKDLLKRLADPDIREVILATNPNLEGEATATYLARLLGSMEISVTKLASGLPVGGDLEYADDMTLGRAFEGRRRVN, from the coding sequence ATGTATGACGGCGTAGTGCAAGAACTGATGGATGAACTTGGAAGGCTCCCGGGTGTTGGTCCGAAATCCGCTCAGCGGATTGCGTTTTATCTAATTGAGGCAGATATCGATGTCGCCCATAAACTTTCAGACATCTTGCGCGAGGTCAAAGAAAAAGTTCGCTTTTGCGGGATTTGCGGCAATGTGACCGAGAGCGACACCTGTGGAATCTGCCTGGATCAAAAGCGTGACATGGGTCTGATTTGCGTTGTAGAAGAGTCCAAAGACATCAATGCGATAGAACGCACTCGAGAATATCGTGGCCGCTATCACGTGCTGGGTGGAGCGATTTCCCCAATCTCGGGGATTGGCCCAGACCAGCTCAGAATAAAAGACCTCTTAAAGCGATTGGCCGATCCCGATATTCGCGAGGTTATTTTGGCTACCAACCCAAACCTAGAGGGAGAAGCCACCGCCACCTATTTGGCTCGGTTACTCGGTTCGATGGAAATATCTGTCACCAAACTTGCTTCTGGCTTGCCTGTTGGTGGGGATTTGGAATACGCCGATGACATGACACTTGGCCGAGCCTTTGAGGGTAGGCGCAGAGTCAACTAG
- a CDS encoding metallophosphoesterase gives MWLAGNSGPFQLIEKSVEIGVKSAFTILHISDLHFAPGQNKKAHYLKELAELEPDLVINTGDNLGHSQAINPTLSALAPLLDLPGVFVNGSNDYRAPKPRNPLKYFQGPSQANNANTLDTNRFTRELETAGWLNLNNRAGSIDIKGSRLGFLGLDDPHEDLDNLQGLTKQRLSVDSAEVIFGIAHAPYLRVIESFTKLDASLIFAGHTHGGQICLPGQSALVTNCDLPTQHASGLSAWEFGDKQSILHVSQGLGCSIYAPVRLFCPPSATLLTIS, from the coding sequence ATGTGGCTAGCCGGCAATAGTGGGCCCTTTCAGCTGATTGAAAAATCCGTCGAAATCGGAGTCAAATCCGCATTCACCATCCTGCATATTTCAGATTTACACTTCGCCCCGGGTCAAAACAAAAAAGCCCACTACCTAAAAGAACTCGCCGAACTTGAGCCCGACCTTGTAATCAACACCGGTGATAACCTCGGACACTCTCAGGCCATCAATCCAACACTTAGCGCGCTGGCACCGCTATTGGATCTTCCAGGGGTGTTTGTGAATGGTTCAAACGACTACCGAGCGCCGAAGCCAAGAAATCCTCTGAAATACTTCCAAGGGCCCTCTCAGGCTAATAACGCAAATACCCTTGACACCAACCGATTTACTCGAGAGCTTGAAACAGCTGGCTGGCTTAATCTCAATAATCGAGCTGGCTCGATAGATATCAAAGGATCAAGGCTGGGCTTTTTGGGACTGGATGACCCTCATGAAGATCTGGATAATCTTCAGGGTCTCACAAAGCAGCGCCTCAGCGTTGATTCGGCCGAAGTCATATTCGGTATAGCTCACGCCCCCTATCTTCGAGTAATTGAGAGCTTCACCAAGCTTGACGCGAGCTTGATCTTTGCCGGCCACACCCACGGCGGTCAGATTTGCCTGCCCGGTCAAAGCGCTCTGGTGACAAACTGCGATTTGCCAACCCAACACGCTTCTGGGCTCTCGGCCTGGGAGTTTGGCGATAAGCAGTCAATACTTCACGTGTCCCAAGGGCTGGGCTGTTCGATTTACGCTCCAGTGAGGCTCTTCTGCCCCCCGAGCGCGACGCTCTTGACTATTTCTTAG
- a CDS encoding RidA family protein, whose product MSVEQRILDLGLELPNVAAPAGAYLPAIVSGNLVFTAGQLPLIDGQLMATGKLGAGIEPEQAKAMAARCLLNALAATKGVIGNLDRITKIVKVVGFVASTPDFTAQPSVINGASELLESIFGELGRHARSSVGVASLPLDSPVEIELIIEFL is encoded by the coding sequence ATGAGTGTTGAACAAAGAATCCTTGACCTCGGTCTAGAGCTTCCGAATGTTGCAGCCCCGGCAGGTGCCTATTTGCCAGCCATTGTTTCTGGCAACCTAGTTTTCACCGCTGGCCAGCTGCCTCTAATCGATGGACAGCTCATGGCCACCGGCAAGCTCGGTGCTGGCATTGAGCCCGAGCAGGCAAAGGCAATGGCTGCAAGGTGTTTGCTAAATGCCCTTGCTGCGACCAAGGGGGTAATCGGCAACCTTGATCGCATTACCAAGATTGTCAAGGTGGTCGGTTTTGTTGCCTCAACCCCGGATTTCACGGCCCAGCCGAGCGTGATCAATGGGGCTTCTGAGTTACTGGAGAGCATTTTTGGTGAGCTTGGCAGGCATGCCCGAAGTTCAGTTGGGGTGGCATCCTTGCCGCTCGACTCCCCGGTGGAAATTGAACTGATTATTGAATTTTTATAG
- a CDS encoding DUF4177 domain-containing protein, whose protein sequence is MTKWEYITTPLLLHKETQILNTWGNQGWELVQITTGPQGGLIAFFKKAAE, encoded by the coding sequence ATGACCAAGTGGGAGTACATCACAACACCGCTTTTGCTTCACAAAGAAACCCAAATTTTGAACACCTGGGGCAACCAGGGCTGGGAGCTGGTCCAGATAACCACCGGCCCACAGGGCGGCCTAATCGCGTTCTTCAAAAAAGCTGCCGAGTAA
- the acs gene encoding acetate--CoA ligase, with protein MSQNQEFENLANETRSFPPTPAFTNAAIAKPELYESARADRLGFWADQANQLHWHKSFTKVLDWSNPPFAKWFEDGELNISYNCLDRHVEAGFGKRVALFFEGEPGDTKVFTYRDLLNEVKKAANLLLKLGVSPGDRVAIYMPMIPEAIIAMQAVARVGAVHSVIFGGFSADSLASRIQDAEAKIVITADGGFRKGKASALKPAVDEALANQNCPSVEHVLVVQRTKGEVAWNPVTDLWWHEEMQVVSNQHEALGFGAEHPLFILYTSGTTGKPKGIMHTTGGYLTQASYTHKNVFDLQPAQDIYWCTADVGWITGHTYVAYGPLANGSTQVIYEGTPDTPDWGRWWDIIQKYHVSIFYTAPTAIRSFMKLGRKVVQHYDLSSIRVLGSVGEPINPEAWMWYREVIGSNLAPIVDTWWQTETGAIMISPLPGITHTKPGSAQVAVPGIELAILDEAGAPVGPGHGGYLTISEPWPAMLRGIWKDPERFQETYWDRFPGSYFAGDGAKFDLDGDLWLLGRVDDVMNVSGHRLSTAEIESALVSHPFVAEAAVVGAKDETTGQAIVAFVILRSSQLNDLGSEADTSKILRDHVAKEIGAIARPRTIIVVSELPKTRSGKIMRRLLRDVAEDRPVGDITTLTDTSVMDTITGKINAGHSE; from the coding sequence TTGTCCCAAAATCAAGAGTTCGAGAATCTAGCGAATGAAACCAGAAGCTTTCCACCCACGCCGGCTTTCACGAACGCCGCCATCGCAAAGCCTGAGCTTTACGAATCGGCCCGGGCAGACCGCTTGGGTTTTTGGGCCGATCAAGCGAATCAACTCCACTGGCACAAGTCTTTTACCAAGGTTTTAGATTGGTCCAACCCACCTTTTGCCAAATGGTTTGAAGATGGCGAACTAAACATCAGCTATAACTGCCTCGATCGTCATGTTGAGGCAGGTTTTGGCAAAAGGGTCGCTTTGTTTTTTGAGGGTGAGCCTGGTGACACCAAGGTGTTTACCTATCGCGATCTTCTCAATGAGGTCAAAAAGGCCGCGAACCTGCTTTTGAAACTCGGTGTCAGTCCTGGCGATCGGGTGGCGATTTATATGCCAATGATTCCTGAAGCAATCATTGCGATGCAAGCGGTGGCTAGGGTCGGTGCGGTGCACTCGGTTATCTTCGGTGGATTCTCAGCCGACTCATTGGCATCAAGAATTCAAGACGCCGAGGCAAAGATAGTTATCACAGCTGATGGAGGTTTTCGCAAGGGCAAGGCTAGTGCTCTAAAACCCGCGGTCGATGAGGCTCTAGCAAATCAAAATTGCCCGAGCGTGGAGCACGTGTTGGTCGTGCAGCGAACCAAGGGGGAAGTGGCCTGGAATCCGGTCACCGATCTTTGGTGGCACGAAGAGATGCAGGTGGTCTCAAATCAGCACGAAGCCTTGGGCTTTGGTGCCGAGCACCCGCTATTTATTCTTTATACCTCTGGTACCACCGGAAAGCCCAAAGGCATCATGCACACTACCGGTGGCTATCTCACCCAGGCCAGCTATACCCATAAAAACGTTTTTGATTTGCAGCCCGCTCAAGACATTTACTGGTGCACGGCGGATGTCGGCTGGATAACCGGGCACACATATGTGGCTTACGGGCCGTTGGCAAATGGTTCAACTCAGGTCATTTACGAAGGCACCCCCGACACTCCCGACTGGGGCCGCTGGTGGGACATCATTCAGAAGTATCACGTTTCGATTTTCTACACTGCACCAACAGCGATTAGAAGCTTTATGAAGCTCGGCCGCAAAGTGGTGCAGCATTACGACCTGAGCTCAATCAGAGTCTTGGGTTCGGTTGGCGAGCCAATAAACCCCGAGGCTTGGATGTGGTACCGCGAAGTTATTGGTTCAAACCTTGCCCCAATAGTCGACACCTGGTGGCAAACCGAAACCGGCGCAATCATGATTTCGCCACTCCCCGGCATAACTCACACAAAGCCGGGCAGCGCCCAGGTTGCAGTGCCAGGCATTGAGCTGGCAATCCTCGATGAAGCGGGAGCACCTGTTGGCCCGGGCCACGGTGGCTACCTCACCATCTCAGAGCCCTGGCCCGCGATGCTGCGGGGTATTTGGAAAGACCCTGAGCGTTTCCAAGAAACCTACTGGGACAGATTCCCCGGCAGCTATTTTGCGGGAGACGGCGCCAAATTTGACCTAGATGGCGATCTTTGGCTTCTGGGTCGAGTGGATGATGTGATGAACGTCTCCGGCCATAGGCTTTCAACTGCCGAAATTGAATCGGCGCTTGTGTCTCACCCCTTTGTTGCCGAAGCTGCGGTGGTGGGAGCCAAAGATGAAACTACGGGTCAAGCAATTGTTGCCTTTGTGATTTTGCGCAGCAGCCAACTCAATGATCTGGGTAGCGAGGCTGACACCTCCAAGATCTTGCGCGATCATGTTGCAAAAGAAATCGGGGCAATTGCGAGGCCAAGAACCATCATCGTGGTGAGTGAATTACCCAAGACTCGTTCCGGCAAGATCATGCGCAGGCTCCTTAGGGATGTCGCTGAGGATCGCCCGGTGGGAGACATCACCACTTTGACCGACACCTCGGTAATGGACACAATCACCGGCAAGATTAATGCCGGCCATAGCGAGTAA
- a CDS encoding GNAT family N-acetyltransferase, which translates to MRLRRAEPKDLANLTQLMLEFSTEALSPLEKNHIEAAVEPLLTENPHGVILVAQDQELLGYLVMSFGWGIESGGKEALIDEVYISPDARNQGLGRSLAELAIEHAKANGVRVIFLETEKPNDRVRKLYHRIGFEQEDSVWLRKKL; encoded by the coding sequence ATGCGGCTACGAAGGGCCGAGCCTAAGGATCTAGCTAATTTGACCCAGCTAATGTTGGAGTTCAGCACTGAGGCCCTGAGTCCTTTAGAAAAAAATCACATCGAAGCGGCGGTCGAACCATTACTGACTGAAAACCCGCACGGTGTGATCTTGGTGGCCCAAGATCAAGAGCTCTTGGGATATTTAGTTATGAGCTTTGGCTGGGGCATCGAATCTGGCGGCAAAGAAGCGCTCATCGACGAGGTTTATATCTCCCCCGATGCCAGAAATCAGGGTCTAGGGCGCTCCCTTGCCGAGCTGGCAATTGAGCATGCCAAAGCCAATGGTGTGAGGGTGATTTTTTTAGAAACCGAAAAGCCAAACGATCGGGTGCGAAAGCTATATCACCGGATCGGTTTTGAGCAAGAGGATTCTGTCTGGCTCAGAAAAAAGCTTTAG
- a CDS encoding transglycosylase domain-containing protein has protein sequence MSGKSKGSALTTFLKFGLFSAVAGVLSVALLAPAVAVAGVAASTGIGMFEGLPSYIRPVNSAESSTVYALKNGVPVKMATFFHENRVEVPFEDISPNLVNAVIATEDPRFYEHGGVDIISLVRAALTNLATFGDGPGASTITMQYVRQSLVEAANLSGDASAIAAATEVTIERKLREIRLSIALEQQFSKKDILAGYLNLVFLGNQINGVETASQYYFGISAKDLNIPQAAYLAAMLKSPNDYKPDEAANLERGIGRRNYVLQQMADAGYISFEQAESYKTSPIQTKITKTRQGCQENQVTAFFCDFTVWTIRNSPEFGVTPEEREILLRRGGLEIYTSLDLSVQQVAWDTTMEDLPPENEWGFGTASVSVEVGTGRIISMAQNRYFDQSTEPVLGGTSVNYNTDKNYGGSSGFQPGSTYKVFTLAQWLKDGHTLGEHVDGRIFTGEDVDLDGKPDPVKIWNVEKDFRASCGGVAGLWEVNNSGDKTVDDISVFQAVVTSQNTAFAAMAAQLDLCAIRDTAAAFGVHRADGAELEYFPASILGTNEISPLAMAAAYAGISNAGLYCSPVAIDKVLLRRTKEELPVPKTQCSQAVTPEIAAAMTQVMRSVVSGGTGAAANPGDGTPLAGKTGTTDRRIHTWMTGFSSKVATATWVGNVVGLTSQSSKSINGRAVSTIRHSIWKEIMREVDKHYEGEAFPSPDPKYVIAPMVTVPEVTGFELESAKVQLVTAGLSMQVITREVASSQPVGAIAYTTPEFGTPVPKGSIVKVFISSGGKIVVPNIAGMDYTNAFATLQELGLTPSFPQPSQLSLNSRCDPIWPNDLAIGTSPAVGTEVSNASAILVIPNKCG, from the coding sequence ATGTCCGGAAAGTCAAAAGGTTCGGCGCTCACAACTTTTCTAAAGTTTGGTCTGTTCAGCGCTGTAGCGGGAGTCTTATCTGTCGCACTCCTAGCACCTGCAGTCGCAGTTGCCGGAGTTGCGGCCTCTACCGGCATAGGCATGTTCGAAGGACTTCCAAGTTATATTCGCCCGGTTAATTCGGCCGAGTCATCCACGGTCTACGCGCTAAAAAATGGCGTGCCGGTCAAGATGGCGACCTTCTTCCACGAGAACCGGGTTGAAGTTCCATTTGAGGACATCTCCCCGAACCTGGTCAACGCGGTAATCGCGACAGAGGACCCAAGATTTTATGAGCACGGCGGCGTAGACATTATTTCGCTGGTGCGCGCGGCACTTACCAATCTCGCAACCTTTGGTGATGGTCCGGGAGCTTCCACAATCACAATGCAATACGTGCGGCAGTCTCTAGTTGAAGCCGCCAACCTCTCGGGAGACGCGAGCGCAATCGCAGCCGCTACCGAGGTGACTATCGAGCGAAAGCTGCGAGAAATCAGGCTTTCAATTGCGCTTGAACAGCAATTCAGCAAAAAAGACATTCTTGCCGGCTACCTGAACTTGGTTTTTTTGGGCAATCAGATTAACGGTGTTGAGACTGCTTCGCAGTACTACTTCGGAATAAGCGCCAAGGACCTGAACATTCCGCAGGCTGCCTACCTTGCCGCCATGCTGAAATCTCCGAACGATTACAAACCCGATGAAGCAGCCAACCTTGAGCGCGGCATAGGGCGTCGCAACTACGTGCTCCAGCAAATGGCAGACGCTGGGTATATCTCCTTTGAGCAAGCCGAGTCCTATAAGACCTCTCCAATTCAGACCAAAATCACTAAAACCAGGCAGGGTTGCCAGGAGAACCAGGTAACCGCTTTTTTCTGCGACTTCACCGTGTGGACAATTCGAAACTCGCCCGAGTTCGGTGTCACCCCGGAGGAGCGTGAGATTCTGCTTCGCCGCGGCGGCCTGGAGATTTACACCAGTTTAGATTTGTCGGTTCAGCAGGTGGCCTGGGACACCACAATGGAAGACCTACCTCCCGAGAACGAGTGGGGCTTTGGCACCGCGTCAGTCTCGGTTGAAGTTGGAACCGGAAGAATAATTTCGATGGCCCAGAACAGATATTTTGATCAATCCACCGAGCCGGTACTTGGCGGCACGAGCGTGAACTACAACACCGATAAAAACTACGGCGGCTCATCTGGATTCCAGCCCGGATCTACCTATAAGGTCTTCACCTTGGCCCAGTGGCTAAAAGATGGTCACACCCTGGGTGAACACGTGGATGGTCGAATCTTCACCGGTGAAGATGTCGACCTCGATGGCAAACCCGACCCGGTGAAAATCTGGAATGTTGAAAAGGATTTCCGTGCCAGCTGTGGCGGGGTGGCAGGGCTTTGGGAGGTCAATAACTCAGGTGATAAGACCGTAGATGACATAAGCGTTTTTCAAGCGGTTGTGACTTCCCAGAACACCGCCTTTGCGGCAATGGCAGCTCAGCTGGATCTTTGTGCGATTAGGGACACTGCAGCAGCATTTGGTGTCCATCGCGCCGATGGTGCTGAGCTTGAATACTTCCCCGCATCAATTTTGGGCACTAACGAAATCTCGCCTCTAGCTATGGCTGCGGCTTACGCCGGAATCTCCAATGCCGGCCTTTACTGCTCACCAGTAGCGATTGATAAGGTGCTACTAAGAAGAACAAAGGAAGAACTTCCGGTTCCAAAGACCCAGTGCTCTCAAGCTGTAACTCCTGAAATTGCGGCAGCAATGACCCAGGTTATGCGCTCGGTAGTTTCGGGTGGTACCGGTGCGGCGGCGAACCCGGGTGATGGCACCCCGCTAGCCGGTAAAACTGGAACAACCGACCGAAGAATCCACACCTGGATGACCGGCTTCTCATCAAAGGTTGCCACCGCAACCTGGGTAGGTAACGTAGTGGGCCTCACATCGCAATCTTCTAAGAGCATCAATGGCAGGGCCGTGTCGACGATTCGCCACTCGATCTGGAAAGAGATCATGCGAGAGGTCGATAAGCACTATGAAGGTGAAGCCTTCCCAAGCCCAGACCCAAAGTATGTTATTGCTCCCATGGTCACGGTCCCAGAGGTTACCGGTTTTGAATTAGAGAGCGCGAAGGTTCAGTTAGTCACTGCAGGCCTGAGCATGCAGGTTATTACCAGAGAAGTTGCCTCCAGCCAGCCGGTTGGCGCAATTGCCTACACAACCCCAGAATTTGGAACCCCAGTTCCCAAGGGCTCGATTGTCAAAGTCTTCATTTCCTCCGGTGGAAAAATAGTGGTTCCGAACATTGCGGGTATGGATTACACGAATGCCTTTGCCACTTTGCAGGAACTCGGCCTGACCCCCTCTTTCCCACAACCAAGTCAGTTAAGCCTGAATTCAAGGTGTGATCCAATCTGGCCAAACGATCTAGCAATTGGAACTTCGCCCGCCGTGGGGACCGAGGTTTCCAATGCCAGTGCAATCTTGGTCATACCAAATAAATGTGGCTAG
- a CDS encoding aspartate-semialdehyde dehydrogenase, translated as MSKPNLALVGATGAVGSVMIEIINARENIWGEIRLIASKRSAGKEIMVHGSKHVVVELTEAAFDGIDIAMFDVPDEVSEIWAPIAAGKGVVAIDNSGAFRMNPEVPLVVPEVNPFAAKSRPLGIISNPNCTTLTMMAALGALHKKWQLTELVVSSYQAVSGAGSVGIDQLAREIAAVAGNLDAGLRSDNVSEIIAKAGISQADSPWGNPIALNVIPAAGGFQAGGHTSEELKVRNESRKILGIKDLKVSATCVRVPVQVAHSLAVHATFKNKLTADQVRAELELQPTIVVMDDPEKGIFPTPVHVAGQDPTFVGRIRQSEDFENSIDLFVVGDNLRKGAALNTYEIAELVAQELG; from the coding sequence ATGTCCAAGCCAAACCTCGCACTAGTCGGAGCAACTGGAGCCGTCGGCTCGGTGATGATTGAGATCATCAATGCTCGCGAAAACATCTGGGGCGAAATCAGGCTAATTGCTTCCAAGCGCTCCGCAGGCAAAGAAATCATGGTCCACGGCTCTAAGCACGTTGTGGTGGAACTCACCGAAGCGGCTTTCGATGGCATCGACATAGCAATGTTTGACGTGCCAGACGAGGTTTCTGAGATCTGGGCCCCCATTGCCGCTGGCAAGGGCGTTGTTGCAATTGATAATTCTGGCGCGTTTCGGATGAACCCTGAGGTGCCACTGGTGGTCCCCGAGGTGAACCCTTTTGCTGCAAAGTCGAGACCACTAGGCATTATTTCTAACCCAAATTGCACCACTTTGACGATGATGGCTGCTCTTGGCGCGTTGCATAAAAAGTGGCAGCTCACCGAGTTGGTAGTTTCTAGTTATCAGGCGGTATCCGGTGCAGGCAGTGTCGGTATTGACCAGCTGGCCAGGGAGATAGCTGCTGTAGCAGGGAACTTGGACGCGGGACTGAGGTCAGATAATGTGTCCGAGATTATCGCTAAGGCCGGAATCAGCCAGGCTGACTCACCTTGGGGAAACCCAATTGCGCTAAATGTCATTCCAGCAGCTGGCGGCTTCCAGGCTGGCGGCCACACATCTGAAGAGCTAAAGGTCAGAAACGAGTCCCGCAAGATTCTTGGAATTAAAGATCTCAAGGTTTCTGCCACCTGCGTGAGGGTGCCGGTGCAGGTTGCTCACTCCCTAGCGGTTCACGCGACTTTCAAAAACAAGCTAACCGCGGACCAGGTTCGTGCTGAGCTAGAGCTTCAGCCCACCATCGTGGTGATGGATGATCCCGAAAAAGGCATTTTCCCAACCCCGGTTCATGTTGCAGGGCAGGACCCGACCTTTGTCGGCCGAATCAGGCAATCCGAGGACTTTGAGAACTCAATTGACTTATTCGTAGTGGGAGATAATCTTCGAAAAGGCGCGGCTCTGAACACCTATGAAATAGCAGAACTAGTTGCCCAGGAGCTTGGCTAA